The DNA sequence CAGCAGCACGCACCAGACGCCTTCGTCCTCCACTCACAGCaagacctccctgcactcagcCACGCAGTGGCACAGCAGCAGGGTCGTCGTCCACGTATCAGCAGCCCCGTGTCGCCCTCCGTGCAGCGCAGTCCAGCCGCCGTGCCGTCCGCCACGCAGGTTTGTTCTTGATTTCCTTTCTTACTTTTCATTCTCTGTTCTTGTTATAAATTTGTTCttgattttaattattgattgttgaacttaattttaatttttttttctttgttcactgctattattaatttttaatttgttcttcattgttGATTTTAGGGTTCACTGCTGCTATTATTGATAATTTGATGACGTAATTCTGAATTGAATATCTCATATCATTATTTTTCGTGACGAATGTAGTATTTGAAATCTGGGTATTATTTAGGATAATgtttattttaatcttttggGAAATTCTATTCATATCAAAATGTAATTAACTTTTAATGTAGTACTGTTTTTGCATTTTCACCGGATCACTTGAGTTAAAGAAAGAGCCATTAATGTAGGTATTTGCACTCTGAAGTATGGTGTTAATAACAGATTTTGTTCTAAAGTGGGTAGTCAATTCATAATGTCAATGGAAGATATAAATGTATAAAGTTGATAAGTGTATAATTTGTGCACTGCTAGAATAAGAAATGTTTAAGTGTTTTTATTTGTCATAGTTTGTTGTTAtgattctaatttttaaatttttttgacctttcggatctagaactctaataccatgcccactcatcccaaaagcatAACCTTACAGGACAATGTAACACTAACggtcatatctctaatacttcctaaacctccattatacacattgtacgcttaggccatttgctccctatactttctcttttttaattatgtttttaaatTCAGTTTATTGGTCACAATTTGTTGTCTTAATTCTGATTTTAAtcgtcaccaaaaaaaaaattctgatTTTAATCTGATTATTTGTTATTGCTGATTTTTGTTAGGATTATTTGCTCTTGGCTAGGGTTGTTtaatttcattgtttttgttcttGCTGACTTTTAATCTGATTATTTATTCCGTGCTTAGTTATTGTTATGATTTTTTGTTCTTGCTTCTGTTTTTTCAATCtgatttatattttttcaactaactaactaaaaataattgaaCATAATCTGTTTATATTTATGAGTTTCACTTATTTGAAAGCAGCAAAACTCTGGATTGTGGTTTTTTCTGTCTCACACTTTGTTATTTTAGGTGGTCAATATTATTGTCCTTCATCTCTTTTTGACCCTGATCTTGGAGAATTGAAAGTTTTTGTCCTTGTCTCAAAGAttccaaatttatttttggGTGTAGTTGAAGTGGAAAGAAGAATTAAAAGGTAATATATCTGTTGGGGGTCTCATTTCTCACCAGTCGTTACGTTGAAGTAAAATATCTTATTagaattttaattattcttCATTTAAACATTAGTATATTTCCTTTCCTCAATTACAAATATTATAATGTTTGTTCTCTTTGCTTAATAAGCATAACGATCAAGTGCATCAGCAATGAGTTTTAATAACAATCATTGAATACCATGCTTTGTAATTGTCTTTTTTGGTGATGCTTGATTCACTCACAGGTGAGAGTTTGACGAATCCAATGGATAGCAATAGTATAAACAGTGAAGATCTGACAGAAATTGAGAATTCCAACAGAGAGGACCCTGAACAGCCTCAGATTGAGGGTGAGGAGCTGAATAGGATAGCTCCATGGGAAAAGCAAATCACAGTCCGGGGAATAATAGCTAGCTTACTGATCAAAACAATTTACAGTGTCATAGCGATGAAGCTGGGTCTTACAACTGGTCTAGTACCTAATCTCAACTAGGGAAATAAAAGACTCCAAAAAAAGCCTAAGAATAAAAAGTAATCAACAAGACATTGGCGGAAGATCATCATATCTCTTATCGTTGTGTGGTTTAGCGAAAGCCCTGCtaccaaagaagaagaagccgAGAGCGTGACCCAACACAGCCATCAAGAAGACACCGGCGTTGAACGACATGAGAGCAAGCATAACGAGGTATGCCAAACCAACTCTAAGGAGGTGTAACACGGTCTGACACAAACCGGCGCTGAGCTTGTTGGAACCGGGTTTCATAAAGCGGGTGTGGGACAGCCACTCCACGAGGAAGGACATGACGAAAACAAAGAGCAGAGCGAGCGCGTACATGCCACGGCTGTCCCCGGGCCATTGGTCGAACAGAACCTCAGACTTTGTTCCCCAGAAGAATGTCATGTGCATGAAATGGCGGCGCTTCATCATCACCATGGTGGATGGCGGTGGTGCTGCCATGCCCATGTCATGATCCATGTTGTGGATGTGTTGGGTGCTGTGAAGGGTTTCTTTGTTGTAATAAGGTGGGGTGGCGTGGGGTGTAGTACAGTACTGTGTGGACCTATAATGAAGGTGATT is a window from the Arachis stenosperma cultivar V10309 chromosome 3, arast.V10309.gnm1.PFL2, whole genome shotgun sequence genome containing:
- the LOC130969497 gene encoding uncharacterized protein LOC130969497 isoform X2 gives rise to the protein MKNYPVNLNLMFILLKNQTLNRQVSKLLPLLRLRTPPSRRRSPFLSLYSSKPSPPRTAAARTRRLRPPLTARPPCTQPRSGTAAGSSSTYQQPRVALRAAQSSRRAVRHAGGQYYCPSSLFDPDLGELKVFVLVSKIPNLFLGVVEVERRIKR
- the LOC130969499 gene encoding copper transporter 1-like; this translates as MGMAAPPPSTMVMMKRRHFMHMTFFWGTKSEVLFDQWPGDSRGMYALALLFVFVMSFLVEWLSHTRFMKPGSNKLSAGLCQTVLHLLRVGLAYLVMLALMSFNAGVFLMAVLGHALGFFFFGSRAFAKPHNDKRYDDLPPMSC
- the LOC130969497 gene encoding probable metal-nicotianamine transporter YSL14 isoform X1, whose protein sequence is MKNYPVNLNLMFILLKNQTLNRQVSKLLPLLRLRTPPSRRRSPFLSLYSSKPSPPRTAAARTRRLRPPLTARPPCTQPRSGTAAGSSSTYQQPRVALRAAQSSRRAVRHAGESLTNPMDSNSINSEDLTEIENSNREDPEQPQIEGEELNRIAPWEKQITVRGIIASLLIKTIYSVIAMKLGLTTGLVPNLN